One Rossellomorea aquimaris DNA window includes the following coding sequences:
- a CDS encoding stage V sporulation protein D — protein MKRVSNVTVRKRLAVALVVGVLIFSIIDIRLGYVQFFKGDWLTSLAKDSWSRNIPFQPERGKIVDRNGVELAGNQSAPTIFVVPRQITDPQGTADKLAAVLNISVESAYKYVTQSANMVLIKEARKISYEKAKEVRDLNIKGVYLGEDSKRYYPYGSYLSHVLGFSGIDNQGLMGLELSYDEELSGDKGYVKFFSDAKGKRMPDMADDFEKPENGLDLKLTIDTKVQTIVERELDIAQATYNPDGIIAIAMNPKNGEILAMSSRPTFDPANFRNVPQEIYNRNLPIWSTYEPGSTFKIITLAAALEENKVDLYKEKFHDPGHVEVAGSTLHCWKRGGHGTQTFLEVVQNSCNPGFVELGERLGKEKLFSYIHDFGFGQKTGIDLQGEGKGILFNIDRVGPVEQATTAFGQGVAVTPIQQVAAVSAAVNGGILYQPYIAKELIDPSTGEVVMRKTPQMKKRVISEETSKQIREALESVVAKGSGKKAFVDGYRVGGKTGTAQKAKDGKYLENNHIVSFMGIAPADDPEIVVYVAVDNPKGTIQFGGVVAAPIGGSIIGDSLEAMGVPKRKGQIEKEMTWTDIPLIETPDLVGLTKKELQQQLVNLNLDVSGSGDKVVSQSPDPGVKIKQGSKVRVYLSE, from the coding sequence GTGAAAAGAGTATCCAATGTAACGGTAAGGAAAAGGTTAGCGGTAGCGCTTGTAGTAGGAGTCCTGATTTTCTCCATTATTGATATAAGGCTGGGATATGTTCAGTTTTTTAAAGGGGACTGGCTTACAAGTTTAGCAAAGGACTCCTGGAGTCGAAATATCCCATTTCAACCGGAGAGAGGGAAAATAGTAGACCGAAACGGGGTAGAACTGGCTGGTAACCAAAGTGCCCCGACGATATTTGTCGTTCCTAGACAAATCACAGACCCTCAGGGAACAGCGGATAAACTGGCGGCTGTTCTTAATATTTCAGTAGAATCTGCATATAAATATGTTACACAGAGTGCCAATATGGTGTTGATTAAAGAAGCGAGAAAGATCTCATATGAAAAAGCAAAAGAGGTCAGGGACCTAAATATAAAAGGTGTTTACTTAGGCGAAGACTCTAAACGTTATTATCCATACGGCAGTTATTTATCCCATGTGCTTGGCTTCTCGGGAATTGATAATCAAGGGCTGATGGGACTTGAATTGTCATATGATGAGGAACTTAGTGGGGATAAAGGGTATGTTAAATTTTTCTCCGACGCAAAAGGAAAACGAATGCCCGATATGGCAGATGACTTTGAAAAACCGGAAAACGGCCTGGATTTAAAGCTTACGATTGATACGAAAGTCCAAACCATCGTGGAGCGTGAATTGGATATTGCTCAAGCGACTTACAACCCCGATGGAATTATCGCCATTGCCATGAACCCTAAAAATGGCGAGATATTGGCGATGTCAAGCAGGCCGACTTTTGACCCGGCGAATTTCCGGAATGTGCCTCAGGAAATCTATAACCGGAATTTACCGATTTGGAGCACCTATGAACCTGGTTCAACGTTTAAAATCATTACTCTCGCTGCAGCCCTGGAGGAAAATAAGGTGGATCTTTACAAAGAAAAATTCCATGATCCCGGTCATGTTGAAGTTGCCGGATCCACCCTTCATTGTTGGAAGAGGGGAGGACATGGAACCCAAACTTTTTTGGAAGTGGTCCAAAATTCATGTAACCCGGGATTTGTCGAGTTAGGTGAGAGATTAGGGAAAGAAAAGCTATTCAGCTACATTCATGATTTTGGCTTTGGACAAAAGACCGGCATTGATCTTCAAGGAGAGGGAAAGGGGATCCTCTTTAATATTGATCGAGTCGGTCCTGTAGAACAAGCTACAACCGCCTTCGGTCAGGGGGTTGCCGTCACGCCGATCCAACAGGTAGCGGCTGTATCAGCAGCCGTCAATGGAGGAATCCTGTATCAACCGTATATCGCTAAGGAGTTGATTGACCCTTCAACTGGAGAAGTGGTGATGAGAAAGACACCTCAAATGAAGAAGAGGGTCATATCGGAAGAAACATCAAAGCAGATTCGTGAAGCATTGGAAAGTGTTGTAGCGAAAGGGAGCGGTAAGAAAGCTTTTGTAGACGGTTATCGGGTTGGCGGGAAAACGGGAACCGCTCAAAAAGCAAAAGATGGTAAATACTTAGAAAACAATCACATCGTTTCTTTTATGGGAATAGCGCCTGCGGATGACCCGGAAATTGTCGTGTACGTGGCTGTCGATAACCCGAAAGGCACCATTCAATTCGGTGGAGTCGTAGCAGCCCCTATTGGAGGAAGTATCATAGGCGATAGTTTAGAAGCAATGGGAGTACCGAAACGTAAAGGTCAAATTGAGAAAGAGATGACGTGGACCGATATTCCATTAATTGAAACCCCTGACTTAGTTGGATTAACGAAAAAAGAGTTGCAGCAGCAGTTGGTGAATCTTAATCTGGACGTAAGTGGAAGTGGAGATAAAGTGGTTAGTCAATCTCCTGATCCTGGAGTGAAGATCAAACAAGGCTCAAAAGTGAGGGTGTATCTTTCGGAATGA
- a CDS encoding UDP-N-acetylmuramoyl-L-alanyl-D-glutamate--2,6-diaminopimelate ligase → MRLHTLLEVLPFFSVEGEGNPDISNIANHHKKVKNGDLFICINGLEVDSHSFAPQAEKNGAAAILAERSIEVNVPVIIVPDTKKAMAILADYFYKQPSHQLLLVGVTGTNGKTTTTHLIDQVLTHCGMKTGLIGTMHIKVGDELQVSHNTTPDSLTLQQTFKQFYDKGVRSAIMEVSSHALHQGRVHGCDYDIAVFTNLTQDHLDYHKSMDDYRNAKGLLFSQLGNTYFKKSPKYAIINKDDEAADFFIRATAAHVFTYGLSPSADFYARDIVLKATESAFTLVSPFGKKEMVLHLAGQFNVYNALAAIATASAAGIPIEDSVRSLERAHGVRGRFETISEGQPFSVIVDYAHTPDGLKNVLETIQSITKGKVIVVVGCGGDRDKIKRPIMAEIACDYGDFAIFTSDNPRTEDPESILEDMESGVVGKQYRLIVDRKEAIKQALSLAKADDIVLIAGKGHETYQIIGTNVFDFDDREVARQIIKGM, encoded by the coding sequence ATGAGATTGCACACTTTGCTGGAAGTACTGCCGTTTTTCTCAGTAGAGGGTGAAGGGAATCCAGATATTTCAAACATCGCTAACCACCATAAGAAAGTGAAAAATGGTGATCTATTTATCTGTATTAACGGATTAGAGGTTGATAGCCATTCATTCGCCCCACAGGCAGAGAAGAACGGTGCAGCTGCGATTCTCGCTGAGAGAAGCATAGAAGTAAACGTGCCGGTTATTATCGTTCCGGATACGAAGAAAGCAATGGCCATTCTTGCCGACTATTTTTATAAGCAGCCCTCCCATCAGCTTTTGTTGGTAGGGGTGACGGGCACAAATGGGAAAACCACGACCACCCATCTGATTGACCAGGTGCTTACACACTGTGGAATGAAGACTGGTTTAATCGGTACAATGCACATAAAAGTGGGGGATGAGTTACAAGTAAGTCATAATACGACTCCTGACAGCTTAACGCTCCAACAAACGTTTAAACAGTTTTATGATAAAGGGGTACGAAGTGCAATCATGGAAGTCTCTTCACATGCGTTACATCAGGGCCGGGTTCACGGCTGTGACTATGATATTGCCGTGTTTACAAACCTGACCCAGGATCATCTGGATTATCACAAGTCCATGGACGATTACCGTAATGCAAAAGGCTTATTGTTTTCACAATTAGGGAATACTTATTTTAAGAAATCCCCTAAATACGCCATCATTAATAAAGACGATGAAGCAGCTGATTTTTTTATCCGAGCAACGGCCGCACATGTATTTACATATGGTCTGTCTCCTTCTGCTGACTTCTATGCCAGAGATATTGTCCTGAAAGCAACAGAGTCCGCTTTTACACTTGTTTCACCATTTGGAAAAAAAGAGATGGTATTACACTTAGCGGGGCAATTTAATGTATATAACGCTTTGGCTGCGATTGCAACAGCTAGTGCAGCAGGTATACCCATCGAGGATAGCGTAAGAAGCCTGGAGAGAGCACATGGAGTCAGGGGACGGTTTGAAACAATCTCTGAAGGCCAGCCTTTCTCGGTTATCGTTGATTACGCACACACTCCAGATGGATTGAAAAATGTATTAGAAACCATACAATCGATTACCAAGGGAAAGGTTATTGTGGTGGTCGGGTGTGGAGGAGACCGTGATAAGATTAAGAGGCCTATAATGGCAGAGATTGCCTGTGATTATGGGGACTTTGCCATCTTCACCTCTGATAACCCAAGAACGGAAGATCCTGAAAGTATACTCGAGGATATGGAATCTGGAGTGGTCGGCAAACAGTATCGATTAATAGTTGATCGGAAAGAAGCAATTAAACAGGCTTTAAGTCTTGCAAAAGCTGACGATATTGTCCTGATCGCAGGGAAAGGTCATGAAACTTATCAAATTATAGGAACCAACGTATTCGATTTCGATGACCGTGAAGTGGCCAGACAAATCATAAAGGGGATGTAA